CGGACCCGGCCGGTGCGGGTCGAGGCCTGGCTGGCCACAGGCCGGCTGAAGGCCACCTGGGACGGGATGCTGGCCGCGGGGCCGGGATGGTGGGCCGTCGCGGCCCTGTGGTCCCGGGGACCGGTGGCCGCCGGGCCCCTGACCTTCGCGCCGGGCGACCGGCTGCTGGAGATATACTGGGCCGAGCGCTGGTACAACGTGTTCCGGGTTCTGGCGCCGCCGGCCCCGCCGGCGCCCGGCCCCCGGGAGGGGCACCAGGCGGGTGGGCAAGGGCGGGCCGGGGAGGGGGAGGCGGATGCCGCCGGAGAAGAGCCGGGTGCCTCCGGCCGCCTGCCGGGGCAGGCCGGTGGACCGCACCCCCGGGCGGGATCCCGCGTTTGGCGCCCGGCCGGGTATCGCCTGAAGGGGTATTACGTCAACCTGTCGACCCCGGCCCGGATGCTGGAAGAAGACGGCCTGCCCCGCGGCCGGGAAGCGGAGGCGGCCGCGCCGCAGGCCACCCGGCCCGTTCGCCTGGCCTACGTGGACGGCGTGCTGGATGCGGTGGTTCTGCCGGACGGCAGCTGGCAGTGGCTGGATCAGGCGGAGTTCCGGCGGATGGTGCAGGGGGCGGGCCGGGGGTCCGGGATCGCGGGTCCTGCCGCCGCAGATCGGGTCCCGGAGGGGGAACGGGCCGGTGCCCCCCTGCCGCTGCCCGGGCCGGCCGCGTGGCGGCAGGCGGCGCGCCACCTGGCAGCGGGCCTGGCGGCGGGGGCGGGCCCCTTCGTGGAGAACCTGGTCCCCTGGGATGACCTCGAAAGGATGCTGTTCCCGGCCCCGGCCGGCGAGGGCTAGCCGGCACACCGCGTAGCGGGGAGGATGGGCGTGGTCCGCAGCATGACGGGATTCGGGCACGCCGGTGCCCAGTCGGCCGAACACCGGCTGGCGGTGGAGGTCCGCACGGTCAACCACCGGTTTCTCGACGTGGCGGTGCGGCTGCCGCGGGAATACGGCGCCCTTGAAGATCGGATCCGGCGTGCGGTAACGCAGCACATCGAACGGGGGCGTGTGGACGTCACCGTTCGTATAGATCGGCTTACATCACCCGTCAGGGGCGTTCACGTTGACACCCATCTGGCCCACGCGTATTATGAGGCGTTGAAAGAATTGCGCCGGGTTCTGCGCCTGCCGGGCAGCATCGACGTGGACATGCTGCTCGATCTCCCCGACGTGCTGCGGGTGGAACAGGCCGAGGAGGACCTGGACGCCCTGTGGGCGGCGCTGGCGCCGCTCCTGGATGCGGCTCTCCGCCAGGTGGTGGCCATGCGGGAGGCGGAAGGGGCCGCCCTGGCCCAGGACCTGGCCCAGCGGGCCGCCCGTGTCGAAGCCCAGGTGGAGGCCGTCGCCGGCCGGGCGCCGGAGGTTGTCCAGGCCTACCGGCGGCGGCTGGAGGGCCGGCTGGCGGAATGGGGGGACCTGGCGGTCGACCCCCAGCGGGTGGCGGCGGAAGTGGCCCTGATGGCGGAGCGCAGCGACATCAGCGAGGAATGCGTCCGCCTGCGCAGCCACTGCCGCCAGTTCCGGGAGCTGCTGGCCCAGGGCGGGCCGGTGGGGCGGCGGCTGGACTTCTTGCTGCAGGAGATGCACCGCGAGATCAACACCATCGGCGCCAAGGCGGCCGACCTGGACATCGCCGGCCGGGTGGTGGAGGTCAAGGCGGAGCTGGAAAAGATGCGGGAGCAGGTGCAGAACGTGGAGTAGGTATGGCGGCCCGCCGGCTCCGTGGCGGGCGGGGAAGCCGGCCCGCCGGGGCGGGCAGGGCTGCCGGGAAGGGGCGGGTTCCGTGGACATCAAGCTGGTGAACATCGGGTTCGGCAACATCGTCTCTGCCCACCGGATCGTGGCCATCGTCAGTCCCGAGTCGGCCCCCATCAAGCGGATGATCAGCGAGGCCCGGGACGACGGGCGCCTGATCGATGCTACCTACGGCCGCAGGACGCGGGCGGTCATCATCGCCGACAGCAACCACATCATCCTGTCGGCCGTCCAGCCCGAAACGGTGGCCCACCGCCTGCTCAGCACGCGGGAGGGCGAGTGAGGGATCCCATGGAAGCTGGACAACCCGATGCCGCCCGCACCGCTGCCGAGCGCCGGCCGGTTCCGGCGGATTCCCGGTCATGGCCGGGCCTGATGATCGTGCTCTCCGCTCCCTCGGGAGCCGGCAAGGGGACCATCCGGGAGCGCCTCCAGAAGCGGCTGCCGGGTCTGGTGTACGCCGTCTCCGTCACCACCCGTCCCCGGCGCCCCCACGAGGTGGACGGCGTGGACTACCACTTCGTCTCTCCCGAGGAGTTCCAGCGCCGGGTGGAGGCGGGGGAACTGGTGGAGTGGGCCCGCGTGTACGGGAACTATTACGGAACCCCCCGGGAGCCCATGGAGACGTGGTTGCGGGAAGGCCGCGACGTGATCTGCGAGAAGGACGTGCAGGGTGCCCTCAAGCTGATGGACATCTACCCCGATGCCGTGTATATCTTTGCCATGCCGCCTTCCCTGGAAGAGCTCGAGCGGCGGCTGGAGCGGCGCGGCACCGAATCGGAGGAGGCGCGCCGCCAGCGGCTGGCCAGCGCCGACTTCGAGATGGCCTGTGTCGACCGCTATGATTACGTGGTGGTGAACGACGACCCGGACCGGGCGGCCGACGACATCGTCGCCATCATCCGGGCGGAAAAGCTCCGGGCCCGCCGCCGCCGCCACCTGGTCGAACGGGTGCGCGCCGGCGGGCGCATCGGCGGCTGACGGCCGGCCGGTCCCGCCGCGGGGAGAGGCACGAGGGGGCGATGGGCATGGAGAAGCAGAGGAAGGCCGAAGCGCCGCGGGTCACCCTGGACGTGCTGCTGGACAAGGTGGACAGCAAGTACACCCTGGTGGTCCTGGCGGCCCGCCGCGCCCGCCAGCTGGTGGACGGCGCCGAGCCGGTGATCGAGCCGCGGGCGGCCAAGCCCGTCACCGTGGCGCTGGAAGAACTGGCGGCCGGAAAGCTGTCCTACGTGCCCGGCAAGGCGGGCATCAAGTGAGATGACGCCGGGTGCCGTGGAGCCGGGCACGGCTCGTCCCCTTGAGGGGCGCACCGTGATCCTGGGGGTGTCCGGCGGCATCGCCGCCTACAAGGCGGCCGAACTGGCCCGCCGCCTGGGGGAGCGGGGGGCCCGGGTGGTCACCATCCTGACCGCCGGGGCCGCCCGCTTCGTCACGCCCCTGACCTTCGCCGCCCTGACCCACCAGCCCGTCTACACGGCCGGCGATCTGTGGGCGCCCCGGGCCGGGGTCGAGCACATCCGCCTGGCCGATTCCGCCGACCTGGTGGTGCTGGCACCGGCCACGGCCCACCTGCTGGCCCAGCTGGCAGCAGGCCTGGCGGGCGACCTCCTGACCACCGTGGTGCTGGCCACCGGTACCCGGGTGCCCGTGCTGGTGGCTCCCGCCATGAACACCCACATGTGGCGCCACCCCGCCACCCAGGCCAACGTCCAGCGACTGCGGGCCTGGGGCTACCACGTCATGGAGCCCGAGGCCGGACCCCTGGCGGAAGGGTATTCCGGCGTGGGCCGCCTTCCCGAGCCGGAAACCATCGCCGCCCGGGCCGCGGCGCTGCTGGCGGGGCGGCGGAGCCTGGAAGGCGTGACCGTGCTGGTCACCGCCGGCCCCACCCGGGAACCCCTTGATCCCATCCGGTTCCTCAGCAACCGCTCCTCGGGGAAGATGGGCTACGCCCTGGCCGAAGCGGCCCGGGACCGGGGGGCGCGGGTGGTCCTGGTGAGCGGTCCCGTCCACCTGCCCGACCCGCCCGGCGTGGAGGTCGTCCGCGTGGAGACGGCGGCGGAGATGCTGGAGGCCGTCCTGCAACGGGCCGCCACCGCCCAGGTGGTCATCAAGGCGGCGGCGGTGGCCGATTTCCGGCCGGCCCGGCCGGCGGCCCACAAGATCAAGAAGGACACCGCGGCGCCCCTGGTGGAACTGGCACCCACCGTGGACATCCTGCGGGAACTGGGCCGGCGCAAGCGGCCGGGACAGGTGCTGGTGGGTTTCGCCGCCGAAACCCACGACCTGCTGGACAACGCCCAGCGCAAGATCCGGGAGAAGAACCTGGACTTCATCGTCCTCAACGACGTCACCCAGCCCGGTGCCGGCTTCGAAGTCGACACCAACATCGTCACCCTGGTCTATCCCGATGGGCGCCGCGAATCTCTGCCGGCCATGTCCAAGCGGGCGGTGGCCGAGGCCATTCTAGACCGGCTGCCCCGGTGGGGGGAGGACCAGTCGCAGGCGGCCCACCGGCCGGAGGAAGGGGCCTCCGGACCCGGCGCCAGCGGTGCGGTAGCAGGGGCCAGGGATCCCGACGTCCGCCCCGGCGTGGTGCCGGGGGACGGCGTCCACCGCGGGGGCGAGGCCGAATGACCGGGAGCGGCTCCGGTCACCCGGGCATCGACCAAGAACCGGGCGACCCGGCGCCGGCCCGGCCGGCGGGGCACGGTGCAGCGGCCACCCCGGCGGCTTTGGCCAGAGGCGGCGCACTGGCCCGGGGCGACCGCACGGCGGGCCAAGGACCGCAGGCCACCGACGGGCAGGATGCCGACAGGGGAGAGCCCGTCGGGGATCCCGCCGGAGCGGCCGCCGGGATGCCGGTGGCGGAAGTCGTCGTCGACATCGCCGCCCAGGATGTAGATCGAGTGTTCCATTTTTTGGTTCCCCCGCAGCTGGTTGGCCGCTTGCAGGTGGGCCACCGGGTGACCGTCCCCTTTGGCCCCCGCCGGGTGGAGGGGACCGTGGTGGGGTTTGCCCCCGTCCCCGAGGTGC
This is a stretch of genomic DNA from Thermaerobacter sp. PB12/4term. It encodes these proteins:
- the gmk gene encoding guanylate kinase translates to MEAGQPDAARTAAERRPVPADSRSWPGLMIVLSAPSGAGKGTIRERLQKRLPGLVYAVSVTTRPRRPHEVDGVDYHFVSPEEFQRRVEAGELVEWARVYGNYYGTPREPMETWLREGRDVICEKDVQGALKLMDIYPDAVYIFAMPPSLEELERRLERRGTESEEARRQRLASADFEMACVDRYDYVVVNDDPDRAADDIVAIIRAEKLRARRRRHLVERVRAGGRIGG
- a CDS encoding YicC/YloC family endoribonuclease encodes the protein MGVVRSMTGFGHAGAQSAEHRLAVEVRTVNHRFLDVAVRLPREYGALEDRIRRAVTQHIERGRVDVTVRIDRLTSPVRGVHVDTHLAHAYYEALKELRRVLRLPGSIDVDMLLDLPDVLRVEQAEEDLDALWAALAPLLDAALRQVVAMREAEGAALAQDLAQRAARVEAQVEAVAGRAPEVVQAYRRRLEGRLAEWGDLAVDPQRVAAEVALMAERSDISEECVRLRSHCRQFRELLAQGGPVGRRLDFLLQEMHREINTIGAKAADLDIAGRVVEVKAELEKMREQVQNVE
- the rpoZ gene encoding DNA-directed RNA polymerase subunit omega — encoded protein: MEKQRKAEAPRVTLDVLLDKVDSKYTLVVLAARRARQLVDGAEPVIEPRAAKPVTVALEELAAGKLSYVPGKAGIK
- the remA gene encoding extracellular matrix/biofilm regulator RemA is translated as MDIKLVNIGFGNIVSAHRIVAIVSPESAPIKRMISEARDDGRLIDATYGRRTRAVIIADSNHIILSAVQPETVAHRLLSTREGE
- the coaBC gene encoding bifunctional phosphopantothenoylcysteine decarboxylase/phosphopantothenate--cysteine ligase CoaBC, with protein sequence MTPGAVEPGTARPLEGRTVILGVSGGIAAYKAAELARRLGERGARVVTILTAGAARFVTPLTFAALTHQPVYTAGDLWAPRAGVEHIRLADSADLVVLAPATAHLLAQLAAGLAGDLLTTVVLATGTRVPVLVAPAMNTHMWRHPATQANVQRLRAWGYHVMEPEAGPLAEGYSGVGRLPEPETIAARAAALLAGRRSLEGVTVLVTAGPTREPLDPIRFLSNRSSGKMGYALAEAARDRGARVVLVSGPVHLPDPPGVEVVRVETAAEMLEAVLQRAATAQVVIKAAAVADFRPARPAAHKIKKDTAAPLVELAPTVDILRELGRRKRPGQVLVGFAAETHDLLDNAQRKIREKNLDFIVLNDVTQPGAGFEVDTNIVTLVYPDGRRESLPAMSKRAVAEAILDRLPRWGEDQSQAAHRPEEGASGPGASGAVAGARDPDVRPGVVPGDGVHRGGEAE
- a CDS encoding DUF402 domain-containing protein codes for the protein MRVEAWLATGRLKATWDGMLAAGPGWWAVAALWSRGPVAAGPLTFAPGDRLLEIYWAERWYNVFRVLAPPAPPAPGPREGHQAGGQGRAGEGEADAAGEEPGASGRLPGQAGGPHPRAGSRVWRPAGYRLKGYYVNLSTPARMLEEDGLPRGREAEAAAPQATRPVRLAYVDGVLDAVVLPDGSWQWLDQAEFRRMVQGAGRGSGIAGPAAADRVPEGERAGAPLPLPGPAAWRQAARHLAAGLAAGAGPFVENLVPWDDLERMLFPAPAGEG